In Etheostoma cragini isolate CJK2018 chromosome 9, CSU_Ecrag_1.0, whole genome shotgun sequence, the following are encoded in one genomic region:
- the LOC117950367 gene encoding voltage-dependent T-type calcium channel subunit alpha-1I-like isoform X1, which translates to MTKGQKEKQRREMALTLPEQELPNPHCISIQEELLPYPDLGPVVFGCLKQTTSLRNWCLQVAHSPWLDYLSVLIIVLNCVNLSIYKPGEKKNNTQEILDFLMFLYFIVEMLIKIVALGVLGYKGSYLSNHWYKLDFFINFGKLMDIMFEIFDIHLQFCQVLSPLRLISRVPSMLNVVTVLLGTVPMLGNVMVLYIFVIQIFAVVGVQLWAGQLRNRCFLGEDIPTKYNVSLSPYYMNKYEEKLPFICSRDGKSGMQHCRDVPPFHQNGKTCALAAHEYASAVNGVVSSGAGASVNACVNWNMYYNVCRPGDQNPYMDSISFDNFAYSWVTIFQVVTLEGWAEIMFYIMDAHSCWSVIFFVLVTVMGSFIMMNVCAVVIATQFSDNMKQDAGEQSVGALAIARLCGKLIGWLQAIYSKYNRHKVHPHGGSSRIDDSMIYQVWRPFMEKLKTTVHSKLFDRLVMFAVFLSIVTMAIEHNDQPQELTRMLQISNIVFTIIFVLELIIKLLALTWTYFTDSNNIFDFVIVIISLWEIISKADSRLSVLRAFRLLRFVRLLHFLPYLKRQLLVLKRTMTEAATLCMLLLFVIFIFSVMGMHLFGGKFFFETQHGNIIVERKNFDTLLWSMVTVFQILTQDDWNVVMYNAMAKTSKWASLYFIAVIILGKHVLLNVLVGIVVQSFQARRFSSMDQDSSLPSCESTSSTPEILTPENPAQTDNNSNGPTGPNRGLSFSLCCPRINNAINAAPGDDSAPTDTNGGNRCLNLIQKMVNWCKEREEWSCYVFLPQNRLRIFCQRLISHKLFDHIILVFILLSCATIAMERPAIDPKSMERWVLNTAGYVFSAVFFVEMLFKVIALGLLFGKESYCRSAWNAVDGFLVLLSLVDVSVSLASTSEKNMLGMLKVLRLLRTLRPLRVIKRAPKLKLAVEALIASVKPIGNIVIICCAFLFFYGILGLQLFKGKFFYCLGQNTVNITNKIECLSANYRWVQKVYNFDSLPQALMSLFVMYSKDGWVNIMYDGLDAVGVDQQPITNYNEWMLIFFISFMILSFFLLDMFIGVMVETFHQCQQNQKKVDTALLENSTVSQDQCKESEEIPYYTDYSPIRRSIHTFCTSNVLDLFMAAVIFLSVMMMTIQHYDQPLYVEKITDYSYYVFTIILIIEVMLKLVAFGILRFIQSRWNLLDIAVVLISILSIVFQVMDMADSIPINPSILRVCRVLRLAQVLKAKKIRVLLKTIIKTLSQVGNICLLFAFFFFIYAALGVELFGRLECTNDNICLGLHQYANFKHFGMALLTLYEVCTGDNWSGIMADTLRGCRPDDEGCSNYLYWVSPLFFSSFVVMAQFVLVNLVVAAIMQALEDSHENKPTNFCLPLEDEDELEQARPSAQNVGPSSSHDGPATTTQMDPQ; encoded by the exons ATGACTAAGGGACAGAAGGAGAAGCAGCGGCGGGAGATGGCACTTACTTTACCAGAACAAGAACTTCCCAACCCACACTGCATCTCCATACAGGAGGAGTTGCTGCCCTACCCGGACCTGGGGCCAGTAGTTTTTGGCTGCTTAAAACAGACCACAAGCCTCCGTAACTGGTGTCTGCAAGTGGCCCATAGCCC GTGGTTGGATTATCTGTCTGTACTGATAATTGTGCTCAACTGTGTAAATTTGTCCATTTACAAGCCcggggaaaagaaaaacaacacacaggag ATATTGGATTTCCTTATGTTTCTCTACTTTATTGTGGAAATGCTCATCAAGATTGTGGCCCTGGGAGTCTTGGGCTATAAAGGGAGTTACCTTAGCAACCACTGGTACAAGCTGGACTTCTTCATCAACTTTGGAAA GTTGATGGATATTATGTTTGAAATATTTGACATCCACTTGCAGTTCTGTCAAGTGCTCTCGCCATTGCGACTCATTAGCAGAGTACCAA GTATGCTCAACGTTGTGACAGTACTCTTAGGCACCGTGCCCATGCTCGGAAATGTTATGGTCCTCTACATCTTCGTCATCCAAATCTTTGCCGTTGTGGGAGTCCAGCTGTGGGCAGGACAGCTGCGCAACCGCTGCTTCCTGGGAGAGGACATTCCCAC AAAGTACAACGTTTCCTTAAGTCCATATTACATGAACAAGTATGAGGAAAAACTCCCATTTATCTGTTCGCGTGATGGCAAAAGCGGAATGCAACACTGCCGAGATGTGCCACCTTTTCACCAGAATGGGAAAACCTGCGCATTGGCTGCTCACGAGTATGCGTCAGCTGTAAATGGGGTAGTCTCGTCAGGGGCCGGGGCCAGTGTTAACGCCTGTGTCAACTGGAACATGTACTACAATGTCTGTCGGCCCGGGGACCAGAACCCTTACATGGACAGTATCAGCTTTGATAACTTTGCTTACTCCTGGGTAACCATATTCCAG GTTGTCACACTGGAAGGATGGGCGGAAATCATGTTTTATATTATGGATGCTCATTCTTGCTggagtgttattttttttgtactcgTCACTGTT ATGGGCTCCTTTATCATGATGAACGTCTGCGCAGTCGTCATCGCCACCCAGTTCTCGGACAATATGAAACAAGATGCAGGAGAGCAAAGTGTTGGTGCTCTGGCTATTGCACGGCTCTGTGGCAAGTTAATTGGATGGCTGCAGGCGATCTACAGTAAATACAACAG ACATAAGGTGCATCCTCATGGCGGCAGCAGCAGGATTGATGACTCAATG ATCTATCAGGTCTGGAGACCATTCATGGAAAAGCTTAAGACGACTGTCCACAGTAAACTCTTTGACCGATTGGTCATGTTTGCAGTTTTCCTCAGTATTGTCACCATGGCCATAGAGCATAATGACCAG CCCCAGGAGTTGACACGTATGTTACAGATCAGTAACATTGTCTTCACCATTATATTTGTTTTGGAGTTGATCATAAAGCTGCTGGCTCTCACGTGGACATACTTTACGGACTCAAACAATATCTTTGACTTTGTCATTGTTATCATCAG tTTGTGGGAGATAATATCCAAAGCAGACAGCCGGTTGTCAGTTCTGCGTGCATTTCGTCTGCTGCGGTTTGTGAGGTTGCTTCACTTCCTCCCTTACCTGAAGAGACAACTGCTCGTGCTGAAGAGGACCATGACAGAGGCAGCCACACTCTGCATGCTACTGCTGTTTGTCATCTTTATTTTCAg TGTAATGGGTATGCACCTGTTTGGAGGCAAATTCTTCTTCGAGACGCAGCATGGAAATATCATCGTTGAGCGGAAAAACTTTGACACTCTGCTTTGGTCAATGGTAACGGTGTTCCAG ATCCTGACTCAGGATGACTGGAATGTGGTGATGTACAACGCTATGGCAAAAACCTCCAAATGGGCCTCTCTCTACTTTATTGCGGTCATTATTTTGGGAAAACATGTTCTTCTCAATGTACTTGTGGGTATAGTGGTTCAGAGCTTCCAGGCTAGG CGCTTCTCAAGTATGGATCAAGACTCTTCTCTCCCTTCCTGTGAGTCTACCAGTTCCACTCCGGAAATCTTGACCCCTGAAAACCCTGCACAGACAGATAACAATAGCAAC GGCCCCACAGGACCCAACCGaggcctctctttctctctttgttgtcCCAGGATAAACAATGCGATTAACGCAGCCCCAGGGGACGACTCTGCCCCAACAGATACCAATGGGGGCAAT AGATGTTTGAACTTGATCCAGAAAATGGTCAACTGGTGCAAAGAACGTGAAGAGTGGTCATGTTATGTGTTTTTGCCACAGAACAG gcTCCGCATCTTTTGTCAACGACTGATCTCTCACAAGCTGTTCGACCACATTATTCTGGTCTTCATTCTCCTCAGCTGTGCCACCATCGCTATGGAGAGGCCTGCAATAGACCCTAAAAGCATG GAGCGTTGGGTCCTGAATACAGCCGGTTACGTTTTctctgctgttttctttgtagAGATGCTCTTTAAG GTTATTGCTCTTGGTTTGCTGTTTGGGAAGGAGAGCTACTGCCGGTCTGCCTGGAATGCTGTGGATGGTTTTTTGGTGTTACTGTCTTTAGTCGACGTCTCAGTCTCTTTGGCCAgtacaagtgaaaaaaatatgCTGGGCATGCTCAAAGTTTTGCGCCTGCTACGCACACTGCGCCCGCTGAG GGTGATCAAGCGAGCCCCAAAACTGAAGCTGGCTGTGGAAGCCCTGATTGCTTCGGTTAAACCCATTGGgaacattgttattatttgctgtgccttcctctttttttatggCATTCTTGGGTTGCAG TTGTTCAAAGGGAAGTTCTTCTACTGTCTGGGTCAAAACACAGTCAACATCACCAACAAGATTGAATGTCTGTCGGCCAACTATCGCTGGGTACAAAAGGTGTACAACTTTGACAGCCTGCCTCAG GCTCTGATGTCCTTATTCGTAATGTACTCTAAGGATGGCTGGGTGAACATTATGTATGATGGGCTGGATGCTGTGGGAGTTGACCAACAG CCTATAACGAACTACAACGAATGgatgcttatttttttcatcagctTCATGATTCTGAGCTTTTTTCTTCTCGACATGTTTATTGGTGTAATGGTGGAGACCTTCCACCAGTGCCAGCAGAATCAAAAAAAAGTAGATACAGCATTACTAGAAAATTCCACAGTATCACAGGACCAGTGCAAGG AGTCTGAGGAGATTCCATATTACACAGATTACTCCCCCATTCGTCGGTCTATCCACACTTTCTGTACCAGTAACGTCCTGGACCTCTTCATGGCTGCCGTAATTTTCCTCAGTGTCATGATGATGACTATCCAACATTATGATCAACCTCTG tatGTAGAGAAGATTACAGACTATTCCTACTATGTGTTCACCATCATCCTGATCATCGAAGTCATGCTAAAGCTTGTGGCGTTTGGCATACTGAGGTTCATACAAAGCAG aTGGAATCTGCTGGACATCGCTGTTGTCTTGATTTCAATACTCAGTATTGTTTTCCAAGTGATGGATATGGCAGACTCAATTCCCATTAATCCCAGCATCCTTAGAGTCTGTAGAGTACTCAGACTAGCACAAG TGCTAAAGGCCAAAAAGATACGAGTTCTGCTGAAAACCATTATCAAGACGCTATCACAG GTTGGAAATATTTGTCTTCTCTttgcattcttcttcttcatctacGCTGCGCTGGGAGTGGAGCTCTTTGGCAGGCTAG AATGCACCAACGATAACATTTGCCTGGGTTTACATCAATACGCCAATTTCAAACACTTTGGGATGGCCCTGCTCACGCTCTACGAAGTTTGCACCGGAGACAACTGGAGCGGGATAATGGCA GACACATTGAGGGGATGCCGTCCCGACGATGAGGGCTGTTCGAACTACTTGTACTGGGTCTCTCCACTCTTCTTCTCCAGTTTTGTGGTTATGGCCCAGTTTGTGCTGGTAAACCTGGTGGTGGCAGCCATCATGCAAGCTCTAGAGGACAGCCACGAG AACAAACCTACTAACTTCTGTCTCCCCCTGGAGGACGAAGACGAGCTTGAGCAGGCCAGGCCATCAGCCCAGAATGTGGGACCCAGTTCCAGCCACGACGGGCCAGCCACGACAACACAGATGGATCCTCAGTGA
- the LOC117950367 gene encoding voltage-dependent T-type calcium channel subunit alpha-1I-like isoform X2: MTKGQKEKQRREMALTLPEQELPNPHCISIQEELLPYPDLGPVVFGCLKQTTSLRNWCLQVAHSPWLDYLSVLIIVLNCVNLSIYKPGEKKNNTQEILDFLMFLYFIVEMLIKIVALGVLGYKGSYLSNHWYKLDFFINFGKLMDIMFEIFDIHLQFCQVLSPLRLISRVPSMLNVVTVLLGTVPMLGNVMVLYIFVIQIFAVVGVQLWAGQLRNRCFLGEDIPTKYNVSLSPYYMNKYEEKLPFICSRDGKSGMQHCRDVPPFHQNGKTCALAAHEYASAVNGVVSSGAGASVNACVNWNMYYNVCRPGDQNPYMDSISFDNFAYSWVTIFQVVTLEGWAEIMFYIMDAHSCWSVIFFVLVTVMGSFIMMNVCAVVIATQFSDNMKQDAGEQSVGALAIARLCGKLIGWLQAIYSKYNRHKVHPHGGSSRIDDSMIYQVWRPFMEKLKTTVHSKLFDRLVMFAVFLSIVTMAIEHNDQPQELTRMLQISNIVFTIIFVLELIIKLLALTWTYFTDSNNIFDFVIVIISLWEIISKADSRLSVLRAFRLLRFVRLLHFLPYLKRQLLVLKRTMTEAATLCMLLLFVIFIFSVMGMHLFGGKFFFETQHGNIIVERKNFDTLLWSMVTVFQILTQDDWNVVMYNAMAKTSKWASLYFIAVIILGKHVLLNVLVGIVVQSFQARRFSSMDQDSSLPSCESTSSTPEILTPENPAQTDNNSNGPTGPNRGLSFSLCCPRINNAINAAPGDDSAPTDTNGGNRCLNLIQKMVNWCKEREEWSCYVFLPQNRLRIFCQRLISHKLFDHIILVFILLSCATIAMERPAIDPKSMERWVLNTAGYVFSAVFFVEMLFKVIALGLLFGKESYCRSAWNAVDGFLVLLSLVDVSVSLASTSEKNMLGMLKVLRLLRTLRPLRVIKRAPKLKLAVEALIASVKPIGNIVIICCAFLFFYGILGLQLFKGKFFYCLGQNTVNITNKIECLSANYRWVQKVYNFDSLPQALMSLFVMYSKDGWVNIMYDGLDAVGVDQQPITNYNEWMLIFFISFMILSFFLLDMFIGVMVETFHQCQQNQKKVDTALLENSTVSQDQCTESEEIPYYTDYSPIRRSIHTFCTSNVLDLFMAAVIFLSVMMMTIQHYDQPLYVEKITDYSYYVFTIILIIEVMLKLVAFGILRFIQSRWNLLDIAVVLISILSIVFQVMDMADSIPINPSILRVCRVLRLAQVLKAKKIRVLLKTIIKTLSQVGNICLLFAFFFFIYAALGVELFGRLECTNDNICLGLHQYANFKHFGMALLTLYEVCTGDNWSGIMADTLRGCRPDDEGCSNYLYWVSPLFFSSFVVMAQFVLVNLVVAAIMQALEDSHENKPTNFCLPLEDEDELEQARPSAQNVGPSSSHDGPATTTQMDPQ, translated from the exons ATGACTAAGGGACAGAAGGAGAAGCAGCGGCGGGAGATGGCACTTACTTTACCAGAACAAGAACTTCCCAACCCACACTGCATCTCCATACAGGAGGAGTTGCTGCCCTACCCGGACCTGGGGCCAGTAGTTTTTGGCTGCTTAAAACAGACCACAAGCCTCCGTAACTGGTGTCTGCAAGTGGCCCATAGCCC GTGGTTGGATTATCTGTCTGTACTGATAATTGTGCTCAACTGTGTAAATTTGTCCATTTACAAGCCcggggaaaagaaaaacaacacacaggag ATATTGGATTTCCTTATGTTTCTCTACTTTATTGTGGAAATGCTCATCAAGATTGTGGCCCTGGGAGTCTTGGGCTATAAAGGGAGTTACCTTAGCAACCACTGGTACAAGCTGGACTTCTTCATCAACTTTGGAAA GTTGATGGATATTATGTTTGAAATATTTGACATCCACTTGCAGTTCTGTCAAGTGCTCTCGCCATTGCGACTCATTAGCAGAGTACCAA GTATGCTCAACGTTGTGACAGTACTCTTAGGCACCGTGCCCATGCTCGGAAATGTTATGGTCCTCTACATCTTCGTCATCCAAATCTTTGCCGTTGTGGGAGTCCAGCTGTGGGCAGGACAGCTGCGCAACCGCTGCTTCCTGGGAGAGGACATTCCCAC AAAGTACAACGTTTCCTTAAGTCCATATTACATGAACAAGTATGAGGAAAAACTCCCATTTATCTGTTCGCGTGATGGCAAAAGCGGAATGCAACACTGCCGAGATGTGCCACCTTTTCACCAGAATGGGAAAACCTGCGCATTGGCTGCTCACGAGTATGCGTCAGCTGTAAATGGGGTAGTCTCGTCAGGGGCCGGGGCCAGTGTTAACGCCTGTGTCAACTGGAACATGTACTACAATGTCTGTCGGCCCGGGGACCAGAACCCTTACATGGACAGTATCAGCTTTGATAACTTTGCTTACTCCTGGGTAACCATATTCCAG GTTGTCACACTGGAAGGATGGGCGGAAATCATGTTTTATATTATGGATGCTCATTCTTGCTggagtgttattttttttgtactcgTCACTGTT ATGGGCTCCTTTATCATGATGAACGTCTGCGCAGTCGTCATCGCCACCCAGTTCTCGGACAATATGAAACAAGATGCAGGAGAGCAAAGTGTTGGTGCTCTGGCTATTGCACGGCTCTGTGGCAAGTTAATTGGATGGCTGCAGGCGATCTACAGTAAATACAACAG ACATAAGGTGCATCCTCATGGCGGCAGCAGCAGGATTGATGACTCAATG ATCTATCAGGTCTGGAGACCATTCATGGAAAAGCTTAAGACGACTGTCCACAGTAAACTCTTTGACCGATTGGTCATGTTTGCAGTTTTCCTCAGTATTGTCACCATGGCCATAGAGCATAATGACCAG CCCCAGGAGTTGACACGTATGTTACAGATCAGTAACATTGTCTTCACCATTATATTTGTTTTGGAGTTGATCATAAAGCTGCTGGCTCTCACGTGGACATACTTTACGGACTCAAACAATATCTTTGACTTTGTCATTGTTATCATCAG tTTGTGGGAGATAATATCCAAAGCAGACAGCCGGTTGTCAGTTCTGCGTGCATTTCGTCTGCTGCGGTTTGTGAGGTTGCTTCACTTCCTCCCTTACCTGAAGAGACAACTGCTCGTGCTGAAGAGGACCATGACAGAGGCAGCCACACTCTGCATGCTACTGCTGTTTGTCATCTTTATTTTCAg TGTAATGGGTATGCACCTGTTTGGAGGCAAATTCTTCTTCGAGACGCAGCATGGAAATATCATCGTTGAGCGGAAAAACTTTGACACTCTGCTTTGGTCAATGGTAACGGTGTTCCAG ATCCTGACTCAGGATGACTGGAATGTGGTGATGTACAACGCTATGGCAAAAACCTCCAAATGGGCCTCTCTCTACTTTATTGCGGTCATTATTTTGGGAAAACATGTTCTTCTCAATGTACTTGTGGGTATAGTGGTTCAGAGCTTCCAGGCTAGG CGCTTCTCAAGTATGGATCAAGACTCTTCTCTCCCTTCCTGTGAGTCTACCAGTTCCACTCCGGAAATCTTGACCCCTGAAAACCCTGCACAGACAGATAACAATAGCAAC GGCCCCACAGGACCCAACCGaggcctctctttctctctttgttgtcCCAGGATAAACAATGCGATTAACGCAGCCCCAGGGGACGACTCTGCCCCAACAGATACCAATGGGGGCAAT AGATGTTTGAACTTGATCCAGAAAATGGTCAACTGGTGCAAAGAACGTGAAGAGTGGTCATGTTATGTGTTTTTGCCACAGAACAG gcTCCGCATCTTTTGTCAACGACTGATCTCTCACAAGCTGTTCGACCACATTATTCTGGTCTTCATTCTCCTCAGCTGTGCCACCATCGCTATGGAGAGGCCTGCAATAGACCCTAAAAGCATG GAGCGTTGGGTCCTGAATACAGCCGGTTACGTTTTctctgctgttttctttgtagAGATGCTCTTTAAG GTTATTGCTCTTGGTTTGCTGTTTGGGAAGGAGAGCTACTGCCGGTCTGCCTGGAATGCTGTGGATGGTTTTTTGGTGTTACTGTCTTTAGTCGACGTCTCAGTCTCTTTGGCCAgtacaagtgaaaaaaatatgCTGGGCATGCTCAAAGTTTTGCGCCTGCTACGCACACTGCGCCCGCTGAG GGTGATCAAGCGAGCCCCAAAACTGAAGCTGGCTGTGGAAGCCCTGATTGCTTCGGTTAAACCCATTGGgaacattgttattatttgctgtgccttcctctttttttatggCATTCTTGGGTTGCAG TTGTTCAAAGGGAAGTTCTTCTACTGTCTGGGTCAAAACACAGTCAACATCACCAACAAGATTGAATGTCTGTCGGCCAACTATCGCTGGGTACAAAAGGTGTACAACTTTGACAGCCTGCCTCAG GCTCTGATGTCCTTATTCGTAATGTACTCTAAGGATGGCTGGGTGAACATTATGTATGATGGGCTGGATGCTGTGGGAGTTGACCAACAG CCTATAACGAACTACAACGAATGgatgcttatttttttcatcagctTCATGATTCTGAGCTTTTTTCTTCTCGACATGTTTATTGGTGTAATGGTGGAGACCTTCCACCAGTGCCAGCAGAATCAAAAAAAAGTAGATACAGCATTACTAGAAAATTCCACAGTATCACAGGACCAGTGCA caGAGTCTGAGGAGATTCCATATTACACAGATTACTCCCCCATTCGTCGGTCTATCCACACTTTCTGTACCAGTAACGTCCTGGACCTCTTCATGGCTGCCGTAATTTTCCTCAGTGTCATGATGATGACTATCCAACATTATGATCAACCTCTG tatGTAGAGAAGATTACAGACTATTCCTACTATGTGTTCACCATCATCCTGATCATCGAAGTCATGCTAAAGCTTGTGGCGTTTGGCATACTGAGGTTCATACAAAGCAG aTGGAATCTGCTGGACATCGCTGTTGTCTTGATTTCAATACTCAGTATTGTTTTCCAAGTGATGGATATGGCAGACTCAATTCCCATTAATCCCAGCATCCTTAGAGTCTGTAGAGTACTCAGACTAGCACAAG TGCTAAAGGCCAAAAAGATACGAGTTCTGCTGAAAACCATTATCAAGACGCTATCACAG GTTGGAAATATTTGTCTTCTCTttgcattcttcttcttcatctacGCTGCGCTGGGAGTGGAGCTCTTTGGCAGGCTAG AATGCACCAACGATAACATTTGCCTGGGTTTACATCAATACGCCAATTTCAAACACTTTGGGATGGCCCTGCTCACGCTCTACGAAGTTTGCACCGGAGACAACTGGAGCGGGATAATGGCA GACACATTGAGGGGATGCCGTCCCGACGATGAGGGCTGTTCGAACTACTTGTACTGGGTCTCTCCACTCTTCTTCTCCAGTTTTGTGGTTATGGCCCAGTTTGTGCTGGTAAACCTGGTGGTGGCAGCCATCATGCAAGCTCTAGAGGACAGCCACGAG AACAAACCTACTAACTTCTGTCTCCCCCTGGAGGACGAAGACGAGCTTGAGCAGGCCAGGCCATCAGCCCAGAATGTGGGACCCAGTTCCAGCCACGACGGGCCAGCCACGACAACACAGATGGATCCTCAGTGA